The proteins below come from a single Streptomyces tubercidicus genomic window:
- a CDS encoding chaplin — MKRFVTTAAMTAASCAMVLGGAGIASAGDHGHHRGDHYRHDHRGLYNHRSGANAAGFAAGSPGILSGNNVQVPINIPINVCGNSLNVAALLNPAFGNVCVNR, encoded by the coding sequence ATGAAGCGGTTTGTTACGACCGCCGCGATGACTGCGGCCAGCTGTGCCATGGTTCTGGGTGGCGCAGGCATCGCATCCGCAGGGGACCACGGTCACCACCGTGGCGACCACTACCGCCACGACCACCGCGGGCTGTACAACCACCGCAGTGGCGCCAATGCGGCGGGATTTGCGGCGGGTTCCCCGGGCATTCTCAGCGGCAACAATGTCCAGGTCCCGATCAACATCCCGATCAACGTCTGCGGTAACAGCTTGAACGTTGCCGCGCTGCTCAACCCGGCGTTCGGGAACGTTTGCGTCAATAGGTGA
- a CDS encoding spermidine synthase has translation MAKSRRGRGGAESVTGTVDGGSAELRPDRDRPRGWTLLIDGAPQSHVDLDDPAYLDFPYQRRLGHIADLAGPPGKPLRVVHLGGGALTLARYVAATRPRSTQQVVELDTPLVDFVRRRLPLDSGWRIRVRGGDARAGLAKVPDGWADLIIADVFAGARTPAHLTSAECVAEVHRALRPGGFYAANLADGPPLRFLRGQIATVRTVFPELCLTADPAVLRGKRFGNAVLLAADGALPIAELTRRAATDPQSGRVEHGRALLDFTGGAAPVTDATATASPAPPADAFD, from the coding sequence ATGGCGAAGAGCAGACGCGGGCGCGGCGGCGCGGAATCCGTCACCGGAACGGTGGACGGCGGGTCGGCCGAGCTACGGCCCGACCGGGACCGGCCGCGCGGCTGGACGCTGCTGATCGACGGTGCGCCGCAGTCCCATGTGGACCTCGACGACCCGGCATACCTGGACTTCCCCTATCAGCGGCGGCTCGGGCACATCGCCGACCTGGCCGGACCGCCCGGCAAACCGCTGCGCGTCGTCCATCTCGGCGGCGGCGCCCTGACCCTGGCTCGCTATGTCGCGGCGACCCGCCCGCGGTCCACCCAGCAGGTCGTGGAACTCGACACACCCCTGGTCGACTTCGTACGCCGCCGTCTGCCGCTGGACAGCGGCTGGCGCATACGGGTGCGCGGCGGTGACGCCCGCGCCGGTCTCGCGAAGGTCCCGGACGGCTGGGCGGATCTGATCATCGCCGATGTCTTCGCCGGTGCCCGCACGCCCGCCCATCTGACCAGCGCCGAATGCGTGGCCGAGGTCCACCGGGCGCTGCGGCCCGGCGGGTTCTACGCGGCGAATCTGGCCGACGGGCCGCCGCTGCGGTTTCTGCGCGGCCAGATCGCCACCGTCCGTACGGTCTTCCCCGAGCTGTGTCTGACCGCCGACCCGGCCGTGCTGCGCGGCAAGCGCTTCGGCAACGCGGTGCTGCTGGCCGCCGACGGGGCACTGCCCATCGCCGAACTGACCCGGCGGGCGGCGACCGACCCGCAGTCCGGCCGGGTCGAACACGGCCGGGCACTGCTGGACTTCACCGGCGGCGCGGCCCCGGTCACCGACGCCACCGCCACCGCCTCGCCCGCCCCGCCGGCCGACGCCTTCGACTGA